In Canis lupus baileyi chromosome X, mCanLup2.hap1, whole genome shotgun sequence, one DNA window encodes the following:
- the MAGED2 gene encoding melanoma-associated antigen D2, whose translation MSDTSEKGTGPTRFQAEASEDSGLKIQTLLTVTHNLEVSEIPKTSKALETSEAMKVSNAAGVSKATEVSKAPEAQEVAATQASPTTKLTDTQVLTVEKKSPAADTKMQSADPQPVTMPATETKKVSCVADIKAGTKALETEAPASQALADEPKPDGAAAQAQENQDTRPKVKAKKARKVKHLNSEEDGNSDQSQASGTTAGRRVSKALMASMARRASRGPIAFWARRASRTRLAAWARRALLSLRSPKARRGKARRRAAKLQSSQEPETPIPRDVALLQGRANDLVKYLLVKDQTKIPIKRSDMLKDIIKEYTDVYPEIIERAGYSLEKVFGIQLKEIDKNDHLYILLSTLEPTDAGILGTTKDSPKLGLLMVLLSIIFMNGNRSSEAVIWEVLRKLGLRPGIHHSLFGDVKKLITDEFVKQKYLDYARVPNSNPPEYEFFWGLRSYYETSKMKVLKFACKVQKKDPKEWAAQYREAMEADMKAAAEAAAEAKARAEIRARMGIGLGSENAAGPCNWDEADIGPWAKARIQTGAEAKAKAQESSGASSSASASASANGGFGASASLTATLTFGLFAGLSGAGASTSGSSGACGFSYK comes from the exons ATGTCTGACACAAGCGAGAAAGGTACGGGTCCAACCCGCTTCCAG GCTGAAGCTTCAGAGGACAGTGGCTTGAAGATACAGACCCTATTGACAGTGACCCATAATTTGGAGGTCTCAGAGATACCGAAGACCTCAAAGGCACTAGAGACCTCAGAAGCCATGAAGGTCTCAAATGCTGCAGGAGTCTCAAAGGCCACAGAGGTCTCAAAGGCCCCAGAGGCTCAGGAGGTGGCTGCCACTCAGGCCTCCCCTACCACTAAGCTGACTGATACCCAGGTTCTGACAGTTGAAAAGAAGAGTCCAGCAGCTGACACCAAGATGCAGAGTGCTGACCCTCAGCCTGTGACAATGCCTGCCACTGAAACCAAAAAGGTCAGCTGTGTGGCTGATATAAAGGCTGGTACAAAGGCCCTGGAGACTGAGGCTCCTGCCTCTCAGGCTTTGGCAGATGAACCTAAGCCTGATGGTGCGGCTGCCCAGGCTCAGGAGAATCAGGATACTCGGCCCAAGGTCAAGGCCAAGAAAGCCAGAAAG GTGAAGCATCTGAATAGCGAAGAGGATGGCAATAGTGATCAGAGTCAGGCTTCTGGAACCACAGCTGGCCGAAGGGTCTCCAAGGCCCTAATGGCCTCAATGGCGCGCAGGGCTTCAAGGGGCCCCATAGCCTTTTGGGCCCGCAGGGCATCAAGGACTCGTTTGGCTGCTTGGGCCCGGAGAGCTTTGCTCTCCCTGAGGTCACCTAAGGCCCGTAGGGGCAAGGCTCGCCGTCGAGCTGCGAAGCTCCAGTCATCCCAAGAGCCTGAAACACCAATACCTCGAGATGTGGCCCTTTTGCAGGGGAGG gCAAACGATTTGGTGAAGTACCTCTTGGTTAAAGACCAGACGAAGATTCCCATCAAACGCTCAG ACATGCTGAAGGACATCATCAAAGAATACACTGATGTGTACCCTGAAATCATTGAACGAGCAGGCTATTCCTTGGAGAAG GTATTTGGGATTCAGTTGAAGGAAATTGATAAGAATGACCACTTGTACATTCTTCTCAGCACCTTAGAGCCCACTGATGCGGGCATACTGGGAAC GACTAAGGATTCGCCAAAGCTAGGTCTCCTCATGGTGCTTCTTAGCATCATCTTTATGAATGGAAATCGGTCCAGTGAGG CTGTCATCTGGGAGGTGCTGCGCAAGCTGGGGCTGCGCCCTGG GATACATCACTCGCTTTTTGGGGACGTGAAGAAGCTTATTACTGATGAGTTTGTGAAGCAGAA GTACTTGGACTATGCCAGAGTCCCTAATAGCAATCCCCCTGAGTATGAGTTCTTCTGGGGCCTGCGTTCCTACTATGAGACCAGCAAAATGAAAGTCCTCAAGTTTGCCTGCAAG GTACAAAAGAAGGATCCCAAGGAATGGGCAGCTCAGTACCGAGAGGCAATGGAAGCAGATATGAAGGCCGCTGCTGAAGCTGCAGCTGAAGCCAAGGCGAGAGCAGAGATTAGAGCTCGAATGGGCATTGGGCTTGGCTCTGAGAATGCTGCTGGGCCCTGCAACTGGGACGAAGCTGATATtggaccctgggccaaagcccGGATCCAAACTGGAGCTGAAGCTAAAGCCAAAGCCCAAGAGAGCAGTGGTGCTAGCTCCAGTGCTAGCGCCAGTGCTAGTGCCAATGGTGGCTTTGGTGCCAGTGCTAGCCTGACTGCCACTCTCACATTTGGGCTCTTCGCAGGTCTCAGTGGAGCTGGTGCTAGCACCAGTGGCAGCTCTGGTGCCTGTGGTTTCTCCTATAAGTGA